The following are from one region of the Advenella mimigardefordensis DPN7 genome:
- a CDS encoding ABC transporter substrate-binding protein, with the protein MNIRKWTALPLVASLLFSGAAMAADKLKVGYLRVMDDAQAIVAHEGEFYKKQGLDADLMEFKSGTDLIKAIVGGQVDMGVLGFTNAIAWASRGADLKVVAGAQRGYHSLVVRDDAGINALADLKGKTLASQSQGSTADTVLRGVVFKQAGLAEGDVSVMGVSPAVAVQSLVGNRVNAAFLFEPYDRIAQLVAPVKQIYEVGQSWPFPCMVVITSGKVLESRKDDIWKALDAQQQAIELLEKQPAQASKLIASYFIAEPTLKTLKQGDLPRETVIEDAIKTQEFTPSVTDKDIERMTELARIMERDGSLKTKDGQPFDVNTVLDLEWQKARKL; encoded by the coding sequence ATGAATATTCGTAAATGGACCGCCCTGCCTCTGGTGGCCTCGCTGTTATTTTCCGGTGCAGCCATGGCGGCCGACAAGTTGAAGGTTGGCTACCTGCGGGTGATGGACGATGCGCAGGCGATTGTGGCGCACGAGGGTGAGTTCTATAAGAAACAGGGCCTGGACGCTGATCTGATGGAGTTCAAGTCGGGCACCGATCTGATCAAAGCCATCGTGGGCGGGCAGGTTGATATGGGCGTGCTTGGCTTTACCAATGCCATCGCCTGGGCTTCTCGTGGCGCAGACCTGAAGGTGGTGGCCGGTGCGCAGCGTGGCTACCATTCGCTGGTGGTGCGTGATGACGCCGGTATTAATGCTTTGGCTGATCTGAAAGGAAAAACACTGGCTTCGCAAAGCCAGGGCAGCACGGCCGATACCGTTTTGCGTGGTGTGGTATTCAAGCAGGCAGGCCTGGCAGAAGGTGATGTCAGCGTCATGGGTGTGAGCCCGGCCGTCGCCGTACAGTCACTGGTGGGTAATCGCGTGAATGCGGCGTTTCTTTTTGAGCCGTATGATCGGATTGCACAACTGGTTGCCCCGGTCAAACAGATCTATGAAGTGGGTCAAAGCTGGCCTTTCCCCTGCATGGTTGTGATTACCTCCGGCAAAGTACTGGAATCCCGCAAGGATGATATCTGGAAGGCGCTGGATGCCCAGCAGCAGGCCATTGAACTGCTTGAAAAGCAACCGGCTCAGGCATCGAAACTGATCGCCAGTTACTTTATCGCCGAGCCCACTCTCAAAACGCTTAAACAGGGTGATCTACCGCGTGAAACGGTGATTGAAGACGCGATCAAAACGCAGGAATTTACGCCTTCCGTGACCGACAAGGATATTGAACGGATGACTGAACTGGCTCGCATCATGGAGCGTGACGGTTCCCTGAAAACCAAAGATGGTCAGCCATTTGACGTGAATACCGTGCTGGATCTTGAATGGCAGAAGGCACGTAAACTGTGA
- a CDS encoding ABC transporter permease — translation MSNSTRIGGYKKPLAVVLAIAFILLVWQLVALTLPDFLMPGILPVLERLSDSIRSGEFYTGLAGSLARLGSGYGIALICGIAFGLLAASLNFFREVLRNVIVILQSLPSIAWVPLFLIVWGFGNKPMIVVVALAAFFPAALSVMNATESVHKVHISAARVMGASRWGLVRRVYLPAVMPELITGAQLAFGNAWRALISVEMLVDFGKGLGRSLSFSGDTGDMTGVMANILVIAVLAALIDQLILERIKHRLLRYQYV, via the coding sequence GTGAGCAATAGTACCCGGATCGGCGGCTATAAGAAGCCGCTGGCGGTGGTCTTGGCCATCGCTTTCATTCTGCTGGTCTGGCAACTGGTTGCACTGACCCTGCCAGACTTTCTCATGCCCGGTATTTTACCGGTGCTTGAGCGTTTGTCCGACAGTATTCGCAGCGGTGAGTTTTATACGGGCCTCGCCGGCTCGCTGGCGCGTCTTGGTTCGGGCTATGGCATTGCGTTAATTTGCGGCATTGCCTTTGGCCTGCTGGCGGCCAGTCTGAATTTCTTTCGCGAAGTGTTGCGTAATGTGATTGTGATTCTGCAGTCGCTGCCCAGTATTGCCTGGGTGCCGCTGTTTCTGATCGTCTGGGGTTTTGGGAACAAACCGATGATCGTTGTGGTGGCGCTGGCTGCGTTTTTTCCGGCAGCGCTCAGCGTGATGAATGCCACCGAATCGGTGCACAAGGTGCATATTTCTGCGGCGCGCGTCATGGGCGCCAGCCGCTGGGGCCTGGTAAGACGCGTCTATCTGCCGGCCGTGATGCCAGAACTGATTACCGGTGCGCAACTGGCCTTTGGTAATGCATGGCGCGCCCTGATTTCCGTGGAAATGCTGGTCGACTTTGGCAAGGGCCTGGGTCGTTCGCTGAGCTTTTCCGGCGACACCGGCGATATGACAGGTGTTATGGCCAATATTCTGGTCATTGCGGTTCTGGCCGCACTGATCGATCAGCTGATCCTGGAACGTATCAAGCACCGCCTGCTGCGCTACCAATACGTCTGA
- a CDS encoding type 2 periplasmic-binding domain-containing protein, with protein sequence MTTLSIRTVLSALLISVCAATLLPAHVSAATGSAASTASTAPKAADSPALFSQAIARGSLRVAVVHVTPAAAPGAKVRTEDRLDAPAVKALATALKVPSQLVELAPAEAAKALVDGRVDLALYSLPADAANWPDVTPVPTSYRTYPKAVIRSDTNIRSRADLAGRSVCVARSATQAATEATRAGATLLSFPYPSDALVAVREGKCDLGLIDQTVWQPLMHYPEWKKFSATLELADAPRTLTWLLPATQVREAQWLQSRMQQWDRAGQWVAFSKKWATDVAFDVYLDQEVPDCHS encoded by the coding sequence ATGACCACGCTGTCCATTCGAACCGTCCTGTCTGCATTGCTCATTTCAGTGTGTGCCGCGACGTTGTTGCCTGCGCATGTCTCAGCAGCTACCGGTTCTGCTGCCTCTACCGCCTCTACTGCTCCCAAGGCTGCTGACAGCCCGGCGTTATTTTCTCAGGCAATCGCCCGCGGCAGTCTGCGTGTGGCGGTTGTTCATGTCACGCCTGCGGCGGCGCCCGGCGCCAAAGTCCGGACCGAAGACCGGCTGGATGCGCCTGCTGTCAAGGCGCTTGCCACTGCGCTAAAGGTGCCCTCGCAACTGGTGGAGCTTGCGCCTGCCGAGGCCGCAAAGGCATTGGTCGATGGCCGCGTTGACCTGGCCCTGTATAGTCTGCCGGCAGATGCCGCTAACTGGCCAGACGTCACTCCGGTGCCGACCAGCTATCGCACCTACCCTAAGGCTGTGATTCGCAGCGACACGAACATCCGGTCGCGGGCTGATCTGGCCGGGCGCTCCGTTTGTGTTGCCCGCAGCGCGACGCAGGCGGCGACTGAAGCCACGCGGGCGGGAGCCACTTTGTTGTCGTTCCCCTATCCTTCGGATGCGCTGGTCGCGGTGCGCGAAGGTAAATGTGATCTTGGTCTGATTGACCAGACGGTCTGGCAGCCCCTGATGCATTATCCTGAGTGGAAAAAGTTTTCCGCTACGCTGGAACTGGCCGATGCGCCCCGTACCTTGACGTGGCTGCTTCCGGCCACTCAGGTGCGGGAAGCGCAATGGCTTCAATCCCGGATGCAGCAGTGGGATCGGGCAGGGCAGTGGGTCGCGTTCAGTAAAAAGTGGGCCACCGATGTTGCCTTTGATGTGTATCTGGATCAGGAAGTACCCGATTGCCATAGCTGA
- a CDS encoding ubiquinone biosynthesis accessory factor UbiJ, which produces MPRQSMRDNVRKRKTGRRLHEKSTLSDSESCVIYRIFMLLSALPDPNILTVRALNLLLDREPWAKTRIAAHAGKTVCIRVSRLVLRFTLGHDGSVARADPAVVPDVTLSIPESRLGDVPAALRNRHDPAQLASLLHLEGDAGLAQLVSDLARDLRWDSEHELARFTGGLLSKQIHLLLRRAVTTTTTVAARFSENVGEYVSEEAGIVVGKPALQAWERTLREATVQLDQLDARLRALDARQRRSAR; this is translated from the coding sequence ATGCCCCGGCAGTCCATGCGCGACAATGTCCGCAAGCGTAAAACGGGTCGGCGTCTGCACGAAAAGAGTACACTATCGGATTCAGAATCTTGCGTGATCTACCGGATTTTTATGTTGCTCTCCGCCTTACCTGATCCAAACATTCTTACTGTACGTGCCCTGAACCTGCTGCTGGATCGCGAGCCCTGGGCCAAGACGCGGATCGCCGCGCATGCCGGTAAAACCGTCTGCATCCGGGTGAGTCGTCTTGTACTGCGATTTACCCTTGGGCATGACGGGAGTGTGGCGCGCGCCGATCCGGCAGTGGTGCCCGATGTCACCTTATCTATTCCCGAAAGCCGGCTGGGCGATGTGCCTGCCGCCTTGCGTAACCGTCACGATCCCGCTCAGCTGGCCTCGCTGCTGCACCTGGAAGGGGATGCCGGCCTGGCGCAATTGGTCTCTGATCTGGCGCGCGATTTGCGCTGGGATTCCGAGCACGAGCTGGCCCGGTTTACCGGCGGCCTGCTGTCAAAACAGATTCATTTGCTATTGCGTCGCGCGGTGACCACGACTACCACGGTGGCCGCTCGCTTCTCGGAGAATGTGGGTGAATATGTGTCTGAAGAAGCCGGCATCGTAGTAGGCAAGCCGGCACTGCAGGCGTGGGAGCGCACGCTGCGGGAGGCGACCGTGCAGCTGGATCAGCTCGATGCCAGGCTGCGGGCGCTGGATGCGCGCCAGCGCAGGAGTGCACGATGA
- the ubiB gene encoding ubiquinone biosynthesis regulatory protein kinase UbiB translates to MMSALRLLRILLVCLRYGLDELVLSGLKHPIASSLLKVVRLGRSFEQPRGERLRLAFESLGPIFIKFGQVLSTRRDLIPLDIADELSALQDRVPPFPSEQAMESIQKAFGKHPSTLFALFETEPVASASVAQVHFAVLHDGREVAVKVLRPGMLAVIERDLSLMSMFAGFVERLLPDGRRLRPREVVSEFDKYLHDELDLQVEAANCSQLRRNFEANPKRADLLMVPEVIWEFTSKTVMTMERMHGVPVSQIDKLEAAGVDIKKLARNGVEIFFTQVFEDGFFHADMHPGNIFVSLQPETLGRYIALDFGIVGSLSEFDKNYLSQNFLAFFRRDYRRVAQLHIESGWVPANTREEELEAAVRSVCEPYFDRKLSEISLGQVLLRLFQTSRRFNVEIQPQLVLLQKTLLNVEGMGRQLDPDLDLWQTAKPFLEGWMWDRIGPRAFFSQVRKEASQWSHLLPEIPRLVHTQLARQDSLPAMRKELAQLGKSHRRSERIFIVMTLILTLQAGLILWLVATLLEWQ, encoded by the coding sequence ATGATGTCTGCCCTGCGCCTGCTGCGTATCCTCCTGGTTTGCCTGCGCTACGGACTGGATGAGCTGGTGCTCAGCGGGCTTAAGCATCCGATTGCCAGTTCTCTGCTTAAAGTCGTCCGGCTGGGACGCAGCTTTGAACAACCGCGTGGTGAGCGCTTGCGGCTTGCATTCGAATCGCTGGGGCCGATCTTCATCAAGTTCGGTCAGGTCCTGTCCACCCGACGCGACCTCATTCCGCTGGATATTGCTGATGAACTCTCGGCCCTGCAGGATCGTGTGCCACCCTTTCCCTCCGAACAGGCCATGGAAAGCATCCAGAAGGCGTTTGGCAAACATCCGTCCACACTGTTCGCGCTGTTTGAAACCGAACCGGTGGCGTCGGCTTCGGTGGCTCAGGTGCATTTTGCCGTGCTGCATGATGGTCGTGAAGTTGCCGTCAAGGTATTGCGTCCGGGTATGCTGGCCGTGATCGAACGCGATTTGTCGCTCATGAGCATGTTTGCCGGTTTTGTAGAGCGTTTGTTGCCTGACGGGCGTCGCCTGCGGCCCCGTGAAGTGGTCAGCGAATTCGATAAATATCTGCACGATGAACTGGATCTGCAGGTAGAGGCAGCCAACTGCAGCCAGTTGCGCCGCAACTTTGAAGCTAATCCGAAACGCGCCGATCTGCTGATGGTGCCCGAAGTGATCTGGGAATTTACCAGTAAGACGGTGATGACCATGGAACGCATGCATGGTGTGCCGGTCAGTCAGATCGACAAGCTGGAGGCTGCCGGTGTTGATATCAAAAAACTGGCCCGCAACGGTGTGGAAATTTTCTTCACCCAGGTGTTTGAAGACGGTTTTTTCCATGCCGACATGCATCCGGGCAATATTTTTGTCTCGCTGCAGCCGGAAACGCTGGGGCGTTATATCGCGCTGGATTTCGGTATCGTGGGCTCGCTTTCCGAGTTCGACAAGAATTATCTGTCGCAGAATTTCCTGGCATTTTTCCGCCGCGACTATCGTCGGGTGGCACAGTTGCACATCGAGTCCGGCTGGGTGCCGGCCAACACGCGGGAAGAAGAGCTGGAGGCGGCGGTGCGTTCGGTGTGCGAACCGTATTTTGATCGCAAGCTATCTGAAATTTCTCTGGGGCAGGTGTTGTTGCGTCTCTTTCAGACCTCGCGTCGCTTCAATGTTGAAATCCAGCCACAACTGGTGCTGCTGCAGAAAACCCTGTTGAACGTGGAAGGCATGGGACGTCAGCTGGATCCGGATCTGGACTTGTGGCAAACGGCCAAGCCATTTCTGGAAGGCTGGATGTGGGATCGCATCGGCCCGCGTGCTTTTTTCTCGCAGGTGCGCAAAGAAGCCTCGCAGTGGTCACACCTGTTGCCGGAAATTCCCCGGCTGGTGCATACCCAGCTGGCCCGTCAGGATAGTTTGCCGGCCATGCGCAAGGAATTGGCCCAGTTAGGGAAAAGTCATCGCCGCAGCGAACGCATCTTTATTGTGATGACGCTGATTCTGACCCTGCAGGCCGGGCTGATTCTCTGGCTGGTGGCCACCTTGCTGGAGTGGCAGTAA
- a CDS encoding adenylyltransferase/cytidyltransferase family protein: protein MSIRFESKILTRQQCIEAVRNGTLPRPLVFTNGVFDILHRGHVSYLDEAAQLGASLVVAVNTDDSVRRLGKAPDRPLNGQEDRQAMLAALACVSAATVFEEDTPYELIEQLRPDVIVKGGDYDMATLRETGLVQSWGGRAIAIPFRFQRSTTALVNTIRGTSSR, encoded by the coding sequence ATGAGTATACGTTTCGAAAGCAAAATCCTGACCCGCCAGCAGTGTATAGAGGCGGTCCGCAATGGCACCCTGCCGCGGCCGCTGGTGTTTACCAATGGCGTATTCGATATTCTGCATCGGGGCCATGTCAGTTATCTGGACGAAGCGGCGCAACTGGGTGCCAGCCTGGTGGTTGCCGTGAATACCGATGACTCGGTACGCCGCCTGGGCAAGGCACCTGATCGTCCCCTGAATGGTCAGGAGGATCGTCAGGCCATGCTGGCTGCGCTCGCCTGCGTCAGTGCGGCGACGGTGTTTGAAGAAGATACGCCCTATGAATTGATCGAACAGTTGCGGCCGGATGTGATTGTCAAGGGGGGCGATTACGATATGGCCACACTCAGGGAAACCGGGCTGGTGCAAAGCTGGGGCGGACGCGCCATTGCCATTCCCTTTCGTTTCCAGCGCTCGACCACTGCGCTGGTCAATACCATTCGAGGAACATCCTCCCGGTAA
- a CDS encoding glutathione S-transferase family protein, with translation MYMPDIKFWYGPGSCSLVPHVLLHESGLPFTAIEVSISKLETRTDAFSRINPKQRVPVISLDESIITEVPAIATAISHLVPELGLMGKTPIEQVRVMEWLCWLSGELHGQCFGGLFRPERFIDDPNQFEAVQSKARNRIIDCFKTIDSRLSRPFAVGNGLTAVDPYLLVFYRWGSRNRFDMSAQYPAFTAYIQSIAAYPAIVSAMGEDGSTL, from the coding sequence ATGTATATGCCAGATATAAAGTTTTGGTACGGCCCAGGCTCCTGTTCACTCGTACCGCACGTGTTACTTCATGAATCCGGCCTGCCGTTCACGGCAATCGAGGTCTCGATATCAAAGCTGGAGACGCGAACCGACGCCTTTTCACGCATTAACCCCAAGCAACGGGTGCCTGTGATCTCGCTGGACGAAAGCATTATCACTGAAGTACCGGCAATAGCGACTGCCATCTCTCATCTGGTTCCGGAACTGGGCCTGATGGGTAAGACGCCTATTGAACAGGTCCGGGTCATGGAATGGTTGTGCTGGCTGTCCGGAGAATTACATGGTCAGTGCTTTGGCGGCCTATTCCGCCCCGAGCGGTTTATTGATGATCCGAACCAGTTTGAAGCAGTTCAAAGCAAAGCCAGAAACAGGATCATCGATTGCTTCAAAACGATTGACAGCAGACTTTCAAGGCCCTTCGCGGTTGGCAATGGGCTAACCGCAGTCGACCCTTATCTTTTGGTGTTTTATCGATGGGGAAGCCGCAATCGTTTCGATATGTCAGCGCAGTACCCGGCATTTACTGCTTATATTCAGTCAATCGCCGCGTACCCCGCCATCGTGAGCGCAATGGGTGAAGACGGTTCTACTCTTTAA
- a CDS encoding TetR/AcrR family transcriptional regulator, which produces MNERHHRKGAGRAQVLSTATRLFMDRGAANVGVNEVTAAAGVARMTLYNNFPSKEALIAEVYRKLAEQIMQNLAEVVAQKRTEEDKILSLFDQIGAVNDGGRGCPMIHASLQAEEASGEVYAIVRSYKRELRAFIFDLLDQARVARDQLADQILLMLDGLATESYLDGAVSPVASAKQAVKILMRNMP; this is translated from the coding sequence ATGAATGAACGTCACCATCGCAAGGGCGCAGGACGCGCGCAAGTGCTGTCCACGGCGACACGTCTGTTTATGGATCGGGGTGCGGCTAACGTCGGCGTAAACGAGGTGACTGCCGCTGCAGGGGTCGCCCGGATGACGCTATACAACAATTTTCCGTCCAAAGAAGCGTTGATCGCTGAGGTCTATCGGAAACTTGCCGAACAAATAATGCAGAATCTGGCTGAAGTGGTGGCGCAAAAGCGTACCGAAGAAGACAAAATACTTTCCTTGTTTGATCAGATCGGTGCGGTGAACGACGGTGGCAGAGGCTGCCCGATGATTCACGCCAGCCTTCAGGCTGAAGAAGCCTCGGGAGAGGTATATGCCATTGTGCGGTCTTATAAACGTGAACTGCGTGCGTTTATTTTCGACCTGCTTGATCAGGCACGCGTTGCTCGTGATCAACTTGCAGACCAAATATTGCTGATGCTCGATGGTTTGGCAACGGAATCCTACCTGGATGGCGCGGTGTCACCCGTTGCGTCAGCAAAGCAGGCAGTGAAGATACTCATGCGCAACATGCCGTAA
- a CDS encoding protein-L-isoaspartate O-methyltransferase family protein, with translation MNALTSLADQSRFNMIEQQIRPWHVLDQDVLDALSAIPRSRFVPTRYQNMAYSDIEIPLEVEGINSCEAMLAPKIEARLAQELRLTPTDGVLEIGTGSGYQAAIVSRLCSTVVSVEIDRHIAAFGKANLEREHISNVTVEIGDGRAGWGTGEYSAILLTGSIPNIPDSLKYQLTIGGRLVAIVGQAPVMTALRITRVSAAAFETESLFDTYAKPLRGTTVSHFKF, from the coding sequence ATGAATGCTCTGACTTCCCTCGCCGACCAAAGCCGTTTCAACATGATCGAACAGCAGATCCGTCCATGGCATGTGCTGGACCAGGACGTGCTGGACGCGCTGTCTGCGATTCCCCGCTCACGGTTTGTTCCTACCCGCTATCAGAATATGGCGTATTCCGATATCGAGATCCCGCTGGAAGTGGAAGGCATCAATAGCTGTGAAGCCATGCTGGCGCCCAAGATCGAGGCCCGGCTGGCTCAGGAATTGCGTCTGACGCCCACCGACGGCGTGCTGGAGATCGGTACCGGCTCAGGTTATCAGGCTGCGATTGTCAGCCGCCTGTGCAGCACGGTTGTCAGCGTCGAAATTGACCGCCATATCGCCGCTTTCGGCAAGGCCAATCTGGAGCGCGAGCACATCAGCAACGTCACGGTGGAAATTGGCGATGGACGTGCCGGCTGGGGCACGGGCGAATACAGCGCCATACTGCTGACCGGATCTATCCCCAACATCCCCGACTCACTCAAGTACCAACTGACCATCGGTGGTCGTCTGGTCGCTATTGTGGGGCAGGCCCCCGTCATGACGGCCTTGCGCATTACCCGGGTCAGCGCCGCTGCATTTGAAACCGAATCGCTGTTTGACACATACGCCAAGCCTTTGCGCGGCACCACGGTATCGCATTTCAAATTCTGA